GAACACCTGCCCGGCGCCTGCGGCAGCGCCCATCGCTCGCAGGTAAGCCACAAAGAGAGCGATGGTCGCGGCAAGATAGCCCAGCGCCGGCACGCCGCCAATCGCGTAACCACCCGCGATGAGAATCGCTGAATCGGAGACGCGGTCGGGAACGTCGTTGTACAGCTCGCCGATGGGTGAAGCGCGTTGCCCGGCCATGGCCACCATCCCATCAAGCATGTTCGCCAGCAGGCGCAATTGGATCATTCCGGCAGCGCCGATCCAGCAGGCGCGGACCCACAGACCGTCAGCCTCGGCCGTCGCCGCCAGCAATGCCGCAGCGCCCACCGCAAAGCCCACGCTGGCCACCGAAATGACGTTCGGCGACACACGATATTCCGCGAGTCGAGCGGCCATGCGCTGGAACAGCTGGTACTCCCTGCTGTGCAGCGGCCTGCGATTTGCGCTTGGGGGTTCTTGCGACGACAACGCCGGAGTCTCCATGGCGGGCAGCGCTCGCCAAACGTGATCATACGGTAGACCGTGACACGCGATCGGAGGGGCAGGCCCACTACCATCGATGGGAGACGTATTCACAGGGAGGCCGAACGTGACGCAGCGGCCGGCGGCCATCATGGGCGGGCGCGCCGAAGTCGTGCAGGTCGCCGCCGAGACTTGTGACACTCCGGCGCGTGCGCCAGGCGAGTTCACCGTCGCAGTCTCGGATGGCGCGCCACTCTTTTATCGTTTCTGGCCATCGCGCGCGCCAAGTTGCAAATCACTGATCCTGGTGCATCGGGGCCACGAGCACTCCGGCCGGTTCCAGGAGTTCGTTGATGCGCTGAACCTGGGTGACATCAACGTCATTGCGTGGGATGCGCGAGGTCACGGCCGCTCGCCGGGACGGCGGGGGCGCGCGGCGAGTTTTGGCGCCGTGGTCAAGGACCTCGATTGCTTTACGCGCGCGGTCAGCGAGCGGCACGGATTGCCGCTCGAGCAGGCGGTCGTGCTCGGCCACAGCGTCGGGGGCGTCACCGTCGCCGCATGGGTGCACGACTATGCGCCGCCGGTCCGCGCGATGATTCTCGTCACGCCCGCGTTCCGGGTCCGGCTCTATGTTCCACTGGCCATTCCCGGGCTGCGCCTGCTGTCGTGCGTTCGACGCGAGTCATCCATCAAGAGTTACGTCAAGGCGAAGATGCTCACGCATGATCCGACCGCCGCGGCCGACTACGAGCGCGATCCGCTCATCTCGCGCGATATTGCGGTGAACGTCCTTCTCGGGCTGCACGACACGTCGACCCGACTGCTGGCTGACGCGGCCGCAATCCGCACCCCGTGCCTCGTTCTTACCGCCGGCAGCGATTGGGTGGTGAGTTCTCGCGCGCCACAGCGATTCTTCGGCCGGCTGGGTTCATCGGCAAAGCGCATGGAGCGCTACGAAGGAATGTTCCACTCCATTCTCCACGAGCGCGGCCGCGAGCGCCCGATCGCTGACATTCGAGAGTTCGTCCTTGATTCGTTTGAACGGAGCGGTGCCGCGGGGCAACTTCCGGATGTCGATCGGTCGCCTCCGCCTTGGTGGAAACGTCCGTACTGGTGGTCGGCCCGGCTGTTTCTCAGGAGCATCGGACGACTCAGCAGGGGAATCAGCATCGGGTGGGAGCGCGGCTTTGACTCCGGTCAATCGCTCGACCACGTGTATCGGAATCGGGCCGACGGCATAACTCCGCTGGGCCGCCTGATCGACCGTGTCTATCTCGATGCCCCGGGCTGGCGCGGCATTCGTTCGCGCAAGGCGAATCTCGAACGGCTCATGGCGCGGGCCATTGCACTCGTTCACGAATCCGACCAATGTGCACATGTGCTCGACGTCGCGGCGGGTCCGGGTCGGTATGTCATG
The window above is part of the Phycisphaerales bacterium genome. Proteins encoded here:
- a CDS encoding bifunctional alpha/beta hydrolase/class I SAM-dependent methyltransferase; the protein is MTQRPAAIMGGRAEVVQVAAETCDTPARAPGEFTVAVSDGAPLFYRFWPSRAPSCKSLILVHRGHEHSGRFQEFVDALNLGDINVIAWDARGHGRSPGRRGRAASFGAVVKDLDCFTRAVSERHGLPLEQAVVLGHSVGGVTVAAWVHDYAPPVRAMILVTPAFRVRLYVPLAIPGLRLLSCVRRESSIKSYVKAKMLTHDPTAAADYERDPLISRDIAVNVLLGLHDTSTRLLADAAAIRTPCLVLTAGSDWVVSSRAPQRFFGRLGSSAKRMERYEGMFHSILHERGRERPIADIREFVLDSFERSGAAGQLPDVDRSPPPWWKRPYWWSARLFLRSIGRLSRGISIGWERGFDSGQSLDHVYRNRADGITPLGRLIDRVYLDAPGWRGIRSRKANLERLMARAIALVHESDQCAHVLDVAAGPGRYVMDTILQQRGAPVTATLRDRDLAGLEAGRALADQLNLSDRVTFEPGDAFDADRIAATSPRPTIGIVSGLFELFPDNECIRQCLDGLSRAIAPGGYLIYTNQPWHPQLELIARVLTNREGKPWVMRCRSQAEMDRLAAEAGFYKIAMEIDEAGIFTVSLARRQAAANAPVNEPSHQAVAAPVR